CGCTTGCTGCACCCCACTCGACGCCCATTGGCCGCTGCCCGAACCCTTGCCAGGCACGGTGTTTCTCAGCACGCGCTTTGACCCTGCCTTATTAACGGCCGGCGATTTCCAACGTAGCGCCGTACCGCCACCGGCCAGCATCCAGCGCTCGGTGGCCAAGCGCCAGGCCGAATTCCTGGCCGGTCGAGTGTGTGCCCGCGCGGCCCTGCAACAACTCGATCACCTCAACTATATCCCGGCGATCGGTGAAGACCGCGCGCCGGTGTGGCCTGCGCATATCTGTGGCTCCATCACCCACAGCACCGGGCATGCGGCGGCGATTGTCGCGCACAAGGCGCAATGGCATGGGCTGGGGATGGACTTGGAGAACGTGCTGAGCCTGGAACGGGCGGAGCGGCTGGCTGGGGAAATCCTCACGCCCGATGAACTGCAACGTATGGCAACGCTACCGCGAGAGCAGATCGCACAATTGGTGACATTGACATTTTCGGTCAAGGAGAGCCTGTTCAAGGCGCTCTACCCGATTGTGCAGAAGCGCTTCTATTTTGAGCATGCCGAAATGCTGGAGTGGTCGGATTCGGGCCAATTGCGACTGCGGTTGCTGACGGATCTGTCCAGCGAGTGGTGCCATGGCAAAGAGCTGACAGCGCAGTTTTCGGTGAACGATGGGCAACTGTTGAGCCTGGTGGCCATCAAGGCTTAGGTTTTCTCCTGATCCCTCGGCCAACTCAGGCTGAAACACGCCCCACCCAGGTTATTGCTCTTGCCAATCAGCGCCCGTCCGCCGTGCCAATAGATGATCCGCCGCACGATCGACAGCCCCAGCCCATGCCCGCCGGAGGCACGGGTGCGGCTGTCGTCCAGGCGCAAGAATGGCGTGAAGATGCGCTCCCAGGCACTCTCAGGTACACCGGGGCCGTCATCCTCCACGTCGATGCGGCAACGCACCTGACCCACCTGATAACTGATCAACACCTGGCCCTGGGCATGGCGCATGGCATTGCTCACCAGATTCTGCAGCGCACGGTGCAGGTAACGTGGCTCGGCATCCACCCACGCATCATCCCAATGCGCCGAAGACAGGCAAATGCCCCTGCTCACCCTAACCTGCGGACGCAGTGGCGATAATTCGCCTATCACCTGATCGAGCAGCGCATCGAGGTCGACCCGCTGGAAATTCAGCTCCGGCGAGCCTTGCTCCAACCGCGCATACGTGAGCATTTCATCGACCAGGCCATCGAGGTCCTGGATATCGCTGTCCATGCCTTCCAAGTATTTACGCCGCGCCTCGGCCGTAGTGGCATCACCGACCATCTCCAGGCCGAACCGCAAGCGTGCCACCGGTGTGCGCAGTTCGTGGGACACCGCGCGTACCAGCTCACGCTGGATCGCCAGCAACTGCTGCAAGTGCTCGGCCATGCCATTGAATGCCGCGGCCAGACGCCCCACCGAGTCAGCGCCACGGGCCGGCACACGCACTTCCAGGTTGCCCTTGGCGATGCGGGTGGCGGCGGCTTCCAGGCCGCGCAGCCGACGCTCAAGCTGACGCACCAATAGATAGACGATCAAACCGATCAGGGTCAGGCCGATCAACGCGATCAAGATCAGCCATTGCGGCGGGTAAGGGTTCATCTGATACAAAGGCCCCAGTTCCAGCACCCATGGCGTGCCGACCATGCCAGCGAACACGCGGATCGAATCGCCGCCCTTGCCCAAGGCCATCACTGTGTCGCCTTCCGAGACGCGGCGGCGCTGGTCTTCGTCCATGTCGGCCTGGTCGAGGGTCATCAGGTGCATGTCGAAGCCAAATCCCTTGGCGTCTTTTATATCCGCCAGGCGTTGCGGCTGTTCAGCCACCGGGAAGCGCACCAGTTCGTCGGCGAGCAGGTAGATAGTCGCGCGCGCCAGCTGTTCGCTGATCTGCTGCACTTCGCCCGTAAGCACCAGTTGCGACTGATCACTGACCAAGCGCAGCACCCGCGCGGCATGAGGCCCGGTCTGCTCCACCAGCACCTGGCCGCGTTGCAGGCGATTGCGCTGGCTCAAGTCCAGCTGCGCATCGGCCAGGGGGCGCAGCTCCAAGGGAATGCCGAGCAAGCGCTCCCACACGGCCAAGGCGCGCTGGCGTTCGATGGGGCTCATGGGTTGCAGGTTGTCGCCCATCAAGGCGAAGGTGCCGTGGGCCAGGCGCTCGCGGTATTGGCCGCTGCGCACTTCATTGAGCAGGTGCAGGGCCAGCACGCCGAGCAGTGCGACCAGGATCAGCGCCGCGCACATGCCGCCGTAGATGCGCAGGAAGATCGAGTTCACAGCGGCATGTCGGCAGCAGCTTCAGGGACGAACAGGTAGCCCTTGCTGCGAATGGTCTTGATCAGGCGCGGATGGATCGGGTCGTCACCTATCTTGGGGCGAATGCGTGAGATACGCACGTCGATGGAGCGGTCCTGGCCGTCGTAACCGATACCGCGCAGGGCGATGAAGATTTCTTCGCGGGACAAAATGCGCCCGGCATTGGCCACCAGCAGCCACAGCAGGTCGAATTCGGCACTGGTCAGCTCGATACCCTCATTATGCAGCCAGGCTTCGCGCAATGCGTTGTCCACCACCAAGGGGCCGAATTGCAGGCGACGCTGGTTCTCCACTGCCGCCGGTTCCGCCGGTTCGCTGCGCCGCAGCAAGGCCTGGATACGAGCCAGCAACAGGCGCGGGCGCACGGGCTTGCACACGTAGTCGTCGGCGCCCATGTCCAGGCCTAGCACCTGGTCCATGTCATCGGTGCGTGCGGTGAGCATCAGGATCACGCCGTCATAGCGCTCGCGCACCTTGCGGCAGATGCTCAAGCCGTCTTCACCGGGCAGCATCAGGTCGAGGATCACCAGGTCAGGCTGTTCGTCGATGATGCGCGCCGCGGCCAGGGCGCCATCGCCTTCCACGGACACCCGCAGGCCGTTGCTCTCCAGATACTCACGGGTCAATTCGGCCAATCGCTGGTCGTCTTCGACTATCAATACCTGCCAGGCTTCTTGCTCCACGGGTGACCTCAATGTCTGTCATAAAAGGCGGGCATGATCTGGGTAACTGCACAGCCCGATACGGCCGATTGTAGCCATGGGCCAGCCCTCAAACACAAGCCGGGAAATCCATTCGGTGATCGCGTTTTTTTGTGATAGGGTTCGCGCCCTTCGAAAATGGGCAGGTTGTTTTAAGCCCGAAACATTTAATGACAAACGGCGTAATCCAGCAGCAGTGCGGCCTACACACCCATTCAACCTTTCTTACACATTTTACCCACAGCGTTATCCACAGGTTACTGCGTTGCTAACCCCTCGAAAACGCATTATCTTGTACCTCGGCACTGGAGAAGACCCTACATGTGGGGTTTTCGAAGAAAGCGCCCAACCACACAAGTGGCAAGAAATTCAAGCGTTTTATTGCTAGCGCAGCATGGAACCAACCGATTTTCAGTAGACCAAACCGC
The genomic region above belongs to Pseudomonas azotoformans and contains:
- a CDS encoding 4'-phosphopantetheinyl transferase family protein encodes the protein MNSLPACCTPLDAHWPLPEPLPGTVFLSTRFDPALLTAGDFQRSAVPPPASIQRSVAKRQAEFLAGRVCARAALQQLDHLNYIPAIGEDRAPVWPAHICGSITHSTGHAAAIVAHKAQWHGLGMDLENVLSLERAERLAGEILTPDELQRMATLPREQIAQLVTLTFSVKESLFKALYPIVQKRFYFEHAEMLEWSDSGQLRLRLLTDLSSEWCHGKELTAQFSVNDGQLLSLVAIKA
- a CDS encoding ATP-binding protein — encoded protein: MNSIFLRIYGGMCAALILVALLGVLALHLLNEVRSGQYRERLAHGTFALMGDNLQPMSPIERQRALAVWERLLGIPLELRPLADAQLDLSQRNRLQRGQVLVEQTGPHAARVLRLVSDQSQLVLTGEVQQISEQLARATIYLLADELVRFPVAEQPQRLADIKDAKGFGFDMHLMTLDQADMDEDQRRRVSEGDTVMALGKGGDSIRVFAGMVGTPWVLELGPLYQMNPYPPQWLILIALIGLTLIGLIVYLLVRQLERRLRGLEAAATRIAKGNLEVRVPARGADSVGRLAAAFNGMAEHLQQLLAIQRELVRAVSHELRTPVARLRFGLEMVGDATTAEARRKYLEGMDSDIQDLDGLVDEMLTYARLEQGSPELNFQRVDLDALLDQVIGELSPLRPQVRVSRGICLSSAHWDDAWVDAEPRYLHRALQNLVSNAMRHAQGQVLISYQVGQVRCRIDVEDDGPGVPESAWERIFTPFLRLDDSRTRASGGHGLGLSIVRRIIYWHGGRALIGKSNNLGGACFSLSWPRDQEKT
- a CDS encoding response regulator, which gives rise to MEQEAWQVLIVEDDQRLAELTREYLESNGLRVSVEGDGALAAARIIDEQPDLVILDLMLPGEDGLSICRKVRERYDGVILMLTARTDDMDQVLGLDMGADDYVCKPVRPRLLLARIQALLRRSEPAEPAAVENQRRLQFGPLVVDNALREAWLHNEGIELTSAEFDLLWLLVANAGRILSREEIFIALRGIGYDGQDRSIDVRISRIRPKIGDDPIHPRLIKTIRSKGYLFVPEAAADMPL